The Oscillospiraceae bacterium genomic sequence TCCCCGAGCAGCCACGCCTCGGAAAAGCTGTGCGTGACCGCGATCACGGTCTTGGGTTCTTCTTTCCAGAGTTTTAAAAAAAGCTTGATCAGCTCTTCTCTGGTCTTCATATCCTGCCCGTTAAACGGCTCGTCCATTAATAACAAATCGCAGGGAACGGCAAACGCACGCGCAATCGCCGCCCGCTGGCGCATTCCTCCCGAGAGCTGCGCGGGATAATAATTCATGAATTTTTCAAGGCCGACCGCAGTCAGATATTTTTCCGCACGTTCGCGCTTTTCGGCTTTTGTAAAAGTATCAGGCAGCGCGATCATAATGTTTTGGCGGATCCGTTTCCAAGGCAGCAGACGGGGTTCTTGAAAAATATAACTGATATTTATTTTTAATTTATCGCCGTCAAGACCCGCAATTGCATTTAATAAAGTTGTTTTTCCGCAGCCCGACGGCCCCATGATGCAATTGATCTTTTGGTCGTAAAACTCGACTGAAAAATCGTCGAACACCGTAAGGTCGCCGTATTTTTTTGTATATCCGTCTATCCGCAAAGCGCTGCCTCCCCTTTTAATATCGATTTCGAAGTTGCTTTTCGACCAAACCCAACAGCCGGTCGAGCAGATAGCCCATCAAAATCACTAACACCGTCCACGCAAGCAAGATATCAGTGGAGAGCGTGACCCGCGCCGTCTGCATCTGCGCGCCGACCGAGTGTACGGGCTGTACGACCAATTCCGTGACTACAACGGCTTTTAGCCCGATGCCCGCCGCGGTTTTGATAGCCGCAACCACATAAGACGCAATCGAGGGCAAATAAATGCCGAACAGGCGCTTTGAAAGCGAAAACCGATAGACCTTGCCCATCTCGGTCAAACGGCGGTCGATTCCGCGAACTCCGGCGGCGCTGTTTTCGCAGACCGACGGGAACGCCGCTAAAAACACCGCAAACGAAGGCACATACGGCGCTTTCAGCCACACGAGCGCAAGCAAAATCACCGCCACAATCGGGATGGATTTGATCACCGTGAACAGCGGTGCCATAAACGCACCGAACCGGGCA encodes the following:
- a CDS encoding ABC transporter ATP-binding protein translates to MRIDGYTKKYGDLTVFDDFSVEFYDQKINCIMGPSGCGKTTLLNAIAGLDGDKLKINISYIFQEPRLLPWKRIRQNIMIALPDTFTKAEKRERAEKYLTAVGLEKFMNYYPAQLSGGMRQRAAIARAFAVPCDLLLMDEPFNGQDMKTREELIKLFLKLWKEEPKTVIAVTHSFSEAWLLG
- a CDS encoding ABC transporter permease subunit, with the protein product MLWQIFGGVTFIAVWQIIATLLNNSYILPRPAAVLSALAGLFAGNNASILSATLGRWLLGLAPAILFGMLLGSLSAAYARFGAFMAPLFTVIKSIPIVAVILLALVWLKAPYVPSFAVFLAAFPSVCENSAAGVRGIDRRLTEMGKVYRFSLSKRLFGIYLPSIASYVVAAIKTAAGIGLKAVVVTELVVQPVHSVGAQMQTARVTLSTDILLAWTVLVILMGYLLDRLLGLVEKQLRNRY